Proteins encoded together in one Macadamia integrifolia cultivar HAES 741 chromosome 8, SCU_Mint_v3, whole genome shotgun sequence window:
- the LOC122085533 gene encoding diphosphomevalonate decarboxylase MVD2, peroxisomal-like, whose protein sequence is MADEPQKWVLMVTAQSPTNIAVIKYWGKRDETLILPINDSISVTLDPEHLCTTTTVAVSPSFDRDQMWLNGKEISLSGGRYQNCLREIRDRASSVEDDEKGIRIQKQDWTKLHVHIASYNNFPTAAGLASSAAGFACLVFALAKLMNVKEDQGKLSAIARQGSGSACRSLYGGFVKWVMGNDANGNDSLAIQLASETHWDDLVIIIAVVSSRQKETSSTTGMRESVETSALLNHRSKEVVPKRILQMEEAIRTHDFPSFARLTCADSNQFHAVCLDTCPPIFYMNDTSHRIINYMEKWNRFEGTPQVAYTFDAGPNAVLIARNRKVASLLLQRLLFYFPPLPDTNMDSYVLGDVSILKDAGVEAMKDVEALPSPPELMDNVHSQRNAGDISYFICTRPGRGPIVLADESQALLHPKTGLPK, encoded by the exons ATGGCGGATGAACCACAGAAATGGGTGTTAATGGTGACTGCCCAGTCTCCGACGAACATTGCAGTCATCAAGTACTGGGGAAAGAGGGatgaaaccctaattctccCTATAAACGACAGCATCAGTGTTACACTTGATCCCGAACACCTCTGCACGACGACTACTGTGGCTGTTAGCCCCAGCTTCGACAGAGATCAGATGTGGCTTAATGGGAAG GAGATTTCCCTTTCTGGAGGTAGGTATCAGAACTGTCTTAGGGAAATCCGGGATCGTGCGAGCTCTGTTGAGGATGATGAGAAGGGGATCCGCATTCAGAAACAAGATTGGACGAAATTGCATGTACACATTGCTTCCTACAACAACTTCCCCACTGCTGCAGGCTTGGCTTCTTCTGCTGCCGGTTTTGCTTGCCTTG TATTTGCTCTTGCAAAACTAATGAATGTGAAGGAAGATCAGGGAAAACTTTCTGCAATCGCAAG GCAGGGATCAGGTAGTGCTTGTCGTAGCCTTTATGGTGGATTTGTCAAGTGGGTCATGGGAAAT GATGCGAATGGAAATGACAGCCTTGCTATTCAACTTGCAAGTGAAACTCATTGGGATGATCTTGTTATTATTATTGCAGTG GTAAGTTCAAGGCAAAAGGAGACGAGTAGCACTACAGGAATGCGTGAGAGCGTTGAAACAAGTGCTCTCTTAAATCACAGGTCAAAG GAAGTAGTACCAAAACGGATATTGCAGATGGAAGAAGCCATTAGAACACATGACTTCCCATCTTTTGCAAGGTTAACTTGTGCTGATAGTAACCAGTTCCATGCGGTTTGCTTGGATACTTGTCCTCCCATATTCTACATGAATGATACTTCACACAG GATAATCAACTACATGGAGAAATGGAATCGGTTTGAAGGAACACCTCAG GTTGCCTACACTTTTGATGCGGGGCCCAATGCAGTTTTAATTGCTCGTAACAGAAAAGTTGCTTCTCTTCTGCTTCAAAGGCTACTGTTCTACTTTCCTCCACTTCCAGATACTAATATGGATAG TTATGTTCTTGGAGATGTATCAATACTAAAAGATGCGGGTGTAGAAGCAATGAAAGATGTAGAAGCTTTGCCATCGCCTCCAGAACTTATGGATAATGTCCATTCCCAGAGAAACGCAGGAGACATAAGTTATTTCATCTGCACCAGACCAGGAAGAGGTCCTATTGTGCTTGCTGATGAAAGCCAAGCCCTTCTCCACCCCAAAACTGGGTTGCCAAAGTAG
- the LOC122086608 gene encoding ABSCISIC ACID-INSENSITIVE 5-like protein 2 isoform X1, whose protein sequence is MVVPESKAVAHGKLELGTPAAEEITSSKSHSLSSSLGRQTSIYSLTLDEFQNSLENGKKFGSMNMDEFLNNIWNADQENQANQSDDDTSPSIQNQRGQSGEKSIASQRSLPRQVSLTLSGPLSRKTVEEVWEEIRRTQEEEPSDGGGSHTTTATTTTTTTHRQATFGEMTLEDFLVKAGVVRESGPPQVAAPPAHETQQYDLYNNTNAAALEPINFGIGPVLGLGYTNHHRSSGDAMGVINVPSSYQAFPTSDGVVGETSNYVGNGKRNGGGYPATAGAVCFGGRATISPASPGSSDGTQAENSGAMGSCYRVAEMGGLRGRKRVIDGPVEVVVERRQRRMIKNRESAARSRARKQAYTVELEAELNQLKEENAHLKRVLAESEKRRRQELQDEMKEKPPTKARKAEEKLKMMRRSISFPIGLCCDDHTGI, encoded by the exons ATGGTGGTTCCGGAGTCGAAAGCGGTGGCCCATGGCAAGTTGGAGTTGGGAACACCGGCAGCGGAGGAGATAACTTCTTCCAAGTCACACTCATTGTCATCATCACTGGGAAGACAAACCTCCATCTACTCCCTCACACTCGACGAATTCCAGAATTCTCTTGAGAATGGGAAGAAGTTTGGGTCGATGAACATGGACGAGTTCCTGAACAATATCTGGAATGCGGATCAGGAAAACCAAGCTAACCAATCAGATGACGACACTTCTCCATCCATCCAAAACCAACGAGGACAAAGTGGGGAGAAGAGTATAGCCAGCCAACGTAGCTTACCCCGCCAAGTTTCTCTTACTCTTTCTGGACCTCTTTCTAGGAAGACAGTAGAGGAAGTGTGGGAGGAAATCCGGAGAACCCAGGAAGAAGAGCCCAGTGATGGAGGAGGAAGTCATACAACTACGGCTACAACTACAACTACAACAACCCATCGCCAGGCCACCTTCGGGGAGATGACATTGGAAGATTTCTTAGTAAAAGCAGGGGTGGTTAGGGAATCAGGTCCACCCCAGGTGGCGGCGCCACCGGCACATGAGACACAGCAGTACGATCTGTACAATAATACTAATGCGGCGGCTTTGGAACCAATTAACTTCGGGATAGGACCAGTGcttggtcttgggtacactaaCCACCACCGGAGTAGCGGAGATGCCATGGGCGTTATTAATGTTCCATCTAGCTACCAAGCATTCCCTACAAGTGATGGGGTAGTGGGGGAGACTTCGAATTACGTTGGGAATGGTAAGAGGAACGGAGGAGGTTATCCGGCGACGGCGGGGGCAGTCTGTTTTGGAGGGAGAGCGACAATTTCACCGGCGAGCCCAGGATCGTCTGACGGAACTCAAGCAGAGAACTCGGGTGCAATGGGGAGTTGTTACAGGGTTGCGGAGATGGGAGGGTTAAGGGGGAGGAAGAGGGTGATAGATGGGCCTGtagaggtggtggtggagagGAGACAGCGTAGGATGATCAAGAACAGAGAGTCCGCCGCCAGATCCCGTGCCAGGAAACAg GCATACACGGTAGAGCTGGAAGCAGAGCTGAACCAACTGAAGGAGGAGAATGCTCACCTCAAGCGAGTTCTG GCGGAATcagagaagaggaggaggcAGGAG TTGCAGGATGAGATGAAGGAAAAGCCTCCAACAAAGGCAAGAAAAGCTGAGGAGAAGTTAAAAATGATGAGAAGAAGCATCAGCTTTCCTATTGGGCTCTGCTGCGATGATCACACTGGAATTTAG
- the LOC122087432 gene encoding protein trichome birefringence-like 36, whose translation MGESTPPCSCLPLIFFLSVTLFFFYGESTQFNRGEDPWLEEEKDNDINMVQSQWGSPKSCDMSVGKWVYDPSYPLYDSTCPYLSSAVNCQRNGRPDSDYEKWRWKPQGCSIPRFNALEFLGKIRRKRIMLVGDSIIRNQWESLVCLVESVIPTERKIVTYTGPTMAFHLLDFETSIEFCWAPFLVELKREGPLNKKILHLDSIEENARFWRGVDLLVFDSAHWWTHASDSSSTWDLLMEGNKMFTEMNPMVAYEKGLTTWARWVDLNLDPRQTQVIFRSVSPHHNRESGWKCYNQREPLGYSSLHQVHIPGQVKILEGVLKQMRFPVYFQDITTMSELRKDGHPSVYGKVLDQQEKQHPRDYNSDCSHWCLPGVPDTWNEMLNALI comes from the exons ATGGGTGAATCTACTCCACCCTGCTCTTGTCTCCcccttattttcttcctttctgtgaccctcttcttcttctatggtgaATCAACCCAATTCAACCGAGGTGAGGATCCATGgcttgaagaagagaaagataacGATATTAACATGGTTCAGAGTCAGTGGGGCTCTCCCAAGAGTTGTGACATGTCTGTCGGCAAATGGGTTTATGATCCATCTTACCCTCTTTATGATTCAACTTGCCCTTATCTTAGTTCTGCAGTTAATTGTCAAAGAAATGGAAGACCAGATTCAGACTATGAGAAATGGAGGTGGAAACCTCAAGGCTGTTCAATTCCTAG GTTTAATGCGTTGGAGTTTCTTGGGAAGATAAGGAGGAAGAGGATAATGCTTGTGGGGGATTCCATAATCAGGAATCAATGGGAGTCTCTTGTTTGCCTTGTTGAATCAGTCATTCCAACTGAGAGAAAGATAGTGACCTACACTGGTCCAACCATGGCCTTCCACCTCTTG GATTTTGAAACATCGATTGAGTTTTGCTGGGCTCCGTTCCTGGTGGAATTGAAGAGGGAAGGACCTCTAaacaaaaaaattcttcatttgGATTCAATTGAAGAGAACGCAAGATTCTGGAGAGGTGTTGATCTTCTTGTGTTCGATTCAGCTCACTGGTGGACACATGCCAGTGATTCTTCAAGCAC GTGGGATTTGTTGATGGAGGGGAATAAAATGTTCACGGAGATGAACCCAATGGTCGCTTATGAGAAGGGACTCACCACTTGGGCTAGATGGGTAGATCTAAACCTGGACCCTAGACAAACCCAGGTTATTTTCAGAAGCGTATCACCTCACCATAACAG AGAAAGTGGTTGGAAATGCTACAATCAAAGAGAGCCTCTGGGGTATTCAAGTCTCCACCAAGTTCATATTCCAGGACAAGTGAAAATACTTGAAGGGGTTCTGAAACAGATGAGATTTCCAGTATACTTTCAAGATATCACAACAATGTCAGAGCTTCGAAAGGATGGTCATCCATCGGTGTATGGCAAGGTTCTGGACCAGCAGGAGAAGCAGCACCCAAGAGACTACAACTCTGATTGTAGCCATTGGTGCCTTCCTGGAGTTCCTGATACCTGGAATGAGATGTTGAATGCATTAATTTAG
- the LOC122086608 gene encoding ABSCISIC ACID-INSENSITIVE 5-like protein 2 isoform X2, with protein MVVPESKAVAHGKLELGTPAAEEITSSKSHSLSSSLGRQTSIYSLTLDEFQNSLENGKKFGSMNMDEFLNNIWNADQENQANQSDDDTSPSIQNQRGQSGEKSIASQRSLPRQVSLTLSGPLSRKTVEEVWEEIRRTQEEEPSDGGGSHTTTATTTTTTTHRQATFGEMTLEDFLVKAGVVRESGPPQVAAPPAHETQQYDLYNNTNAAALEPINFGIGPVLGLGYTNHHRSSGDAMGVINVPSSYQAFPTSDGVVGETSNYVGNGKRNGGGYPATAGAVCFGGRATISPASPGSSDGTQAENSGAMGSCYRVAEMGGLRGRKRVIDGPVEVVVERRQRRMIKNRESAARSRARKQAYTVELEAELNQLKEENAHLKRVLAESEKRRRQEDEMKEKPPTKARKAEEKLKMMRRSISFPIGLCCDDHTGI; from the exons ATGGTGGTTCCGGAGTCGAAAGCGGTGGCCCATGGCAAGTTGGAGTTGGGAACACCGGCAGCGGAGGAGATAACTTCTTCCAAGTCACACTCATTGTCATCATCACTGGGAAGACAAACCTCCATCTACTCCCTCACACTCGACGAATTCCAGAATTCTCTTGAGAATGGGAAGAAGTTTGGGTCGATGAACATGGACGAGTTCCTGAACAATATCTGGAATGCGGATCAGGAAAACCAAGCTAACCAATCAGATGACGACACTTCTCCATCCATCCAAAACCAACGAGGACAAAGTGGGGAGAAGAGTATAGCCAGCCAACGTAGCTTACCCCGCCAAGTTTCTCTTACTCTTTCTGGACCTCTTTCTAGGAAGACAGTAGAGGAAGTGTGGGAGGAAATCCGGAGAACCCAGGAAGAAGAGCCCAGTGATGGAGGAGGAAGTCATACAACTACGGCTACAACTACAACTACAACAACCCATCGCCAGGCCACCTTCGGGGAGATGACATTGGAAGATTTCTTAGTAAAAGCAGGGGTGGTTAGGGAATCAGGTCCACCCCAGGTGGCGGCGCCACCGGCACATGAGACACAGCAGTACGATCTGTACAATAATACTAATGCGGCGGCTTTGGAACCAATTAACTTCGGGATAGGACCAGTGcttggtcttgggtacactaaCCACCACCGGAGTAGCGGAGATGCCATGGGCGTTATTAATGTTCCATCTAGCTACCAAGCATTCCCTACAAGTGATGGGGTAGTGGGGGAGACTTCGAATTACGTTGGGAATGGTAAGAGGAACGGAGGAGGTTATCCGGCGACGGCGGGGGCAGTCTGTTTTGGAGGGAGAGCGACAATTTCACCGGCGAGCCCAGGATCGTCTGACGGAACTCAAGCAGAGAACTCGGGTGCAATGGGGAGTTGTTACAGGGTTGCGGAGATGGGAGGGTTAAGGGGGAGGAAGAGGGTGATAGATGGGCCTGtagaggtggtggtggagagGAGACAGCGTAGGATGATCAAGAACAGAGAGTCCGCCGCCAGATCCCGTGCCAGGAAACAg GCATACACGGTAGAGCTGGAAGCAGAGCTGAACCAACTGAAGGAGGAGAATGCTCACCTCAAGCGAGTTCTG GCGGAATcagagaagaggaggaggcAGGAG GATGAGATGAAGGAAAAGCCTCCAACAAAGGCAAGAAAAGCTGAGGAGAAGTTAAAAATGATGAGAAGAAGCATCAGCTTTCCTATTGGGCTCTGCTGCGATGATCACACTGGAATTTAG
- the LOC122087433 gene encoding germin-like protein subfamily 3 member 2: protein MEGEMCPRTKIGVLVITFLFFLNRSHKIMASDPDPVLDFCIPYTPKPESVTIGPLSGLHWCKNASEATADDFIFSGIKSAGDFKESGFSALSINPTAFPGLNTLGMSFVRADLDVGGINVPHFHPRATEVALVLEGKVYSGFVDSANRIYAKVIEKGEVMVFPRGLVHFQMNVGDSPATIYGSFNSQNPGLQRIPAAVFGSGIKEELLKKAFGLSGEQIDEMRRKFRPKEERETHS, encoded by the coding sequence ATGGAAGGAGAAATGTGTCCAAGAACGAAGATTGGGGTATTGGTAATTACTTTCCTGTTCTTCCTGAATCGAAGCCACAAAATCATGGCTTCCGACCCAGATCCTGTCCTAGATTTCTGCATACCCTATACACCAAAGCCGGAATCGGTAACGATCGGCCCACTCAGTGGCCTCCATTGGTGCAAGAACGCATCGGAAGCCACCGCAGACGACTTCATCTTCTCCGGGATAAAATCCGCCGGAGACTTCAAAGAGTCTGGCTTTTCAGCCTTATCTATTAACCCCACAGCCTTTCCGGGGCTTAACACGCTAGGGATGTCGTTCGTGAGGGCAGACCTCGACGTGGGTGGCATCAATGTGCCTCATTTCCACCCAAGAGCCACAGAGGTGGCATTGGTTCTGGAAGGAAAGGTTTACTCGGGTTTTGTTGATTCGGCGAATCGGATTTATGCGAAAGTGATTGAGAAAGGGGAGGTGATGGTGTTTCCGAGGGGTCTGGTTCATTTCCAGATGAATGTTGGAGATTCGCCGGCGACGATTTATGGGAGCTTTAACAGCCAGAACCCTGGATTGCAGAGAATCCCGGCGGCGGTTTTTGGGTCCGGGATCAAAGAAGAGCTCTTGAAGAAGGCGTTTGGATTGAGTGGAGAGCAGATCGATGAGATGAGGAGGAAGTTCAGaccaaaggaggagagagagactcataGCTAG